The proteins below come from a single Oxyura jamaicensis isolate SHBP4307 breed ruddy duck chromosome 1, BPBGC_Ojam_1.0, whole genome shotgun sequence genomic window:
- the P2RY6 gene encoding P2Y purinoceptor 6 isoform X2, with product MTMANVTVGRNSCTFHEEFKQVLLPLVYSVVFLLGLPLNAVVIGQIWLARKALTRTMIYMLNLATADLLYVCSLPLLIYNYTQKDYWPFGDFTCKFVRFQFYTNLHGSILFLTCISVQRYLGICHPLASWHKKKGKKLTWLVCAAVWSVVVAQCLPTFFFASTGTQRNRTVCYDLSPPDLSAAYFPYGITLTVTGFLLPFVAILACYCSMARILCQRDELIGLAVHKKKDKAVRMIVIVVIVFSISFFPFHLTKTIYLIVRSSPSLPCPALEAFAIAYKCTRPFASMNSVLDPILFYFTQRKFRESTRYLLDKMSSKWRHDHCVTYGS from the coding sequence ATGACCATGGCCAACGTCACAGTGGGGAGGAACTCGTGCACCTTCCACGAGGAGTTCaagcaggtgctgctgcccctggtCTACTCGGTGGTcttcctgctggggctgccgcTCAACGCTGTGGTAATCGGGCAGATCTGGCTGGCCCGCAAGGCGCTGACCCGCACCATGATCTACATGCTCAACCTGGCCACGGCCGACCTGCTCTACgtctgctccctccctctcctcatcTACAACTACACCCAGAAGGACTACTGGCCCTTCGGGGACTTCACCTGCAAATTCGTCCGCTTCCAGTTCTACACCAACCTGCACGGCAGCATCCTCTTCCTCACCTGCATCAGCGTCCAGCGCTACCTGGGCATCTGCCACCCCTTGGCCTCGTGGCACAAGAAGAAGGGCAAGAAGCTGACGTGGCTGGTGTGCGCCGCCGTGTGGTCCGTCGTGGTCGCCCAGTGCCTGCCCACCTTCTTCTTCGCCTCCACCGGCACGCAGAGGAACCGCACCGTCTGCTACGACCTGAGCCCCCCGGACCTCTCCGCCGCCTACTTCCCCTACGGCATCACGCTCACCGTCACCGGCTTCCTGCTGCCCTTCGTGGCCATCCTGGCGTGCTACTGCAGCATGGCCCGCATCCTGTGCCAGAGGGACGAGCTGATCGGCCTGGCGGTGCACAAGAAGAAGGACAAGGCCGTGCGCATGATCGTCATCGTGGTCATCGTCTTCTCCATCAGCTTCTTCCCCTTCCACCTCACCAAGACCATCTACCTGATCGTCCGCTCCTcgcccagcctgccctgcccggccctgGAGGCGTTCGCCATCGCCTACAAGTGCACGCGCCCCTTCGCCAGCATGAACAGCGTCCTCGACCCCATCCTCTTCTACTTCACCCAGCGCAAGTTCCGCGAGAGCACCCGCTACCTCCTCGACAAGATGAGCTCCAAGTGGCGGCACGACCACTGCGTCACCTACGGCTCCTAG
- the P2RY2 gene encoding P2Y purinoceptor 2 isoform X2, whose protein sequence is MANVTTPSWTRVLNSSSGPGGVEDNTYKCIFDEDFKYVLLPVSYGIVCVVGLFLNLLALYGFIFRIKTWNASTTYMFNLAVSDTLYVVSLPLLVYYYAMGDNWPFGVGLCKIVRFLFYTNLYCSILFLLCISIHRFLGICFPLKSLRWGHVRYARRVSVVVWVVTVVCQSPVLFFVTTSMRRDTITCHDTSSKDLFGQFVIYSSVMLVLLFCIPFLIIIVCYCLMARRLLQPTWGISRLSRSKKKSVKMIIIVLVVFIVCFLPFHVTRTLYYSFRSWDLSCQTLNAINLAYKVTRPLASTNSCLDPILYFLAGQRFMKFAGHKMPGKPQNEMALGIVPNSPLGTSNDTDTIAKGVKS, encoded by the coding sequence ATGGCGAACGTTACAACTCCATCCTGGACCCGAGTCCTCAACAGCTCCTCGGGGCCAGGCGGCGTGGAGGACAACACCTACAAGTGCATCTTTGACGAGGACTTCAAGTATGTCCTGCTGCCCGTCTCCTACGGCATTGTGTGCGTGGTGGGGCTCttcctcaacctgctggcccTCTACGGCTTCATCTTCAGGATCAAGACCTGGAACGCCTCCACCACGTACATGTTCAACCTGGCCGTGTCCGACACGCTCTACGTGgtctccctgcccctcctggTGTACTACTATGCCATGGGGGACAATTGGCCCTTCGGCGTGGGCTTGTGTAAGATAGTCCGCTTCTTGTTTTACACCAACCTCTACTGCagcatcctcttcctcctctgcatcAGCATCCATCGATTCCTGGGCATCTGCTTCCCACTCAAGTCGCTGCGGTGGGGCCACGTCCGCTACGCCCGGCGGGTTTCGGTCGTCGTCTGGGTGGTGACGGTGGTGTGCCAGTCCCCCGTGCTCTTCTTCGTCACCACCAGCATGAGGAGGGACACCATCACCTGCCACGACACGTCCAGCAAGGACCTCTTTGGCCAGTTTGTCATTTACAGCTCGGTGATGCTGGTGCTTCTCTTCTGCATCCCTTTTCTCATCATCATCGTCTGCTACTGCCTGATGGCCCGgcggctcctgcagcccaccTGGGGCATCTCCCGGCTGTCCCGATCCAAAAAGAAGTCGGTCAAGATGATAATCATCGTCTTGGTGGTCTTCATCGtttgctttctccctttccaCGTCACTCGTACCCTGTACTACTCCTTCCGGAGCTGGGACTTGAGCTGCCAGACCCTGAACGCAATAAATTTAGCCTATAAGGTGACGCGGCCCCTCGCCAGCACCAACAGCTGCTTAGACcccattttgtatttcttagcGGGACAAAGGTTTATGAAGTTCGCAGGCCACAAAATGCCGGGGAAGCCTCAAAACGAGATGGCGCTGGGAATCGTGCCCAACAGTCCCCTGGGAACCAGCAACGACACGGACACGATAGCCAAGGGCGTGAAGTCCTAG
- the P2RY2 gene encoding P2Y purinoceptor 2 isoform X1: MRRYRSTKGSEPSPGARSGHERSGARVMANVTTPSWTRVLNSSSGPGGVEDNTYKCIFDEDFKYVLLPVSYGIVCVVGLFLNLLALYGFIFRIKTWNASTTYMFNLAVSDTLYVVSLPLLVYYYAMGDNWPFGVGLCKIVRFLFYTNLYCSILFLLCISIHRFLGICFPLKSLRWGHVRYARRVSVVVWVVTVVCQSPVLFFVTTSMRRDTITCHDTSSKDLFGQFVIYSSVMLVLLFCIPFLIIIVCYCLMARRLLQPTWGISRLSRSKKKSVKMIIIVLVVFIVCFLPFHVTRTLYYSFRSWDLSCQTLNAINLAYKVTRPLASTNSCLDPILYFLAGQRFMKFAGHKMPGKPQNEMALGIVPNSPLGTSNDTDTIAKGVKS; this comes from the coding sequence CAGGGTGATGGCGAACGTTACAACTCCATCCTGGACCCGAGTCCTCAACAGCTCCTCGGGGCCAGGCGGCGTGGAGGACAACACCTACAAGTGCATCTTTGACGAGGACTTCAAGTATGTCCTGCTGCCCGTCTCCTACGGCATTGTGTGCGTGGTGGGGCTCttcctcaacctgctggcccTCTACGGCTTCATCTTCAGGATCAAGACCTGGAACGCCTCCACCACGTACATGTTCAACCTGGCCGTGTCCGACACGCTCTACGTGgtctccctgcccctcctggTGTACTACTATGCCATGGGGGACAATTGGCCCTTCGGCGTGGGCTTGTGTAAGATAGTCCGCTTCTTGTTTTACACCAACCTCTACTGCagcatcctcttcctcctctgcatcAGCATCCATCGATTCCTGGGCATCTGCTTCCCACTCAAGTCGCTGCGGTGGGGCCACGTCCGCTACGCCCGGCGGGTTTCGGTCGTCGTCTGGGTGGTGACGGTGGTGTGCCAGTCCCCCGTGCTCTTCTTCGTCACCACCAGCATGAGGAGGGACACCATCACCTGCCACGACACGTCCAGCAAGGACCTCTTTGGCCAGTTTGTCATTTACAGCTCGGTGATGCTGGTGCTTCTCTTCTGCATCCCTTTTCTCATCATCATCGTCTGCTACTGCCTGATGGCCCGgcggctcctgcagcccaccTGGGGCATCTCCCGGCTGTCCCGATCCAAAAAGAAGTCGGTCAAGATGATAATCATCGTCTTGGTGGTCTTCATCGtttgctttctccctttccaCGTCACTCGTACCCTGTACTACTCCTTCCGGAGCTGGGACTTGAGCTGCCAGACCCTGAACGCAATAAATTTAGCCTATAAGGTGACGCGGCCCCTCGCCAGCACCAACAGCTGCTTAGACcccattttgtatttcttagcGGGACAAAGGTTTATGAAGTTCGCAGGCCACAAAATGCCGGGGAAGCCTCAAAACGAGATGGCGCTGGGAATCGTGCCCAACAGTCCCCTGGGAACCAGCAACGACACGGACACGATAGCCAAGGGCGTGAAGTCCTAG
- the P2RY6 gene encoding P2Y purinoceptor 6 isoform X1: protein MRCRACPPRCAVPCRAHPAVPHRAHPATQVSVPHPAPGCCVGAGRGSFAQHPGLQTHPGPEPGGGSQRGHAGEEGTMTMANVTVGRNSCTFHEEFKQVLLPLVYSVVFLLGLPLNAVVIGQIWLARKALTRTMIYMLNLATADLLYVCSLPLLIYNYTQKDYWPFGDFTCKFVRFQFYTNLHGSILFLTCISVQRYLGICHPLASWHKKKGKKLTWLVCAAVWSVVVAQCLPTFFFASTGTQRNRTVCYDLSPPDLSAAYFPYGITLTVTGFLLPFVAILACYCSMARILCQRDELIGLAVHKKKDKAVRMIVIVVIVFSISFFPFHLTKTIYLIVRSSPSLPCPALEAFAIAYKCTRPFASMNSVLDPILFYFTQRKFRESTRYLLDKMSSKWRHDHCVTYGS from the exons ATGCGGTGCCGTGCGTGCCCACCccgctgtgccgtgccgtgccgtgcccacCCTGCTGTCCCACACCGTGCCCACCCTGCCACCCAGGTTTCTGTTCCCCATCCAGCACCGGGGTGCTGTGTcggggcaggaaggggaagcTTTGCACAACACCCGGGGTTGCAGACGCACCCAGGACCTGAACCGGGCGGCGGGTCCCAG AGGGGCCACGCCGGTGAAGAGGGGACCATGACCATGGCCAACGTCACAGTGGGGAGGAACTCGTGCACCTTCCACGAGGAGTTCaagcaggtgctgctgcccctggtCTACTCGGTGGTcttcctgctggggctgccgcTCAACGCTGTGGTAATCGGGCAGATCTGGCTGGCCCGCAAGGCGCTGACCCGCACCATGATCTACATGCTCAACCTGGCCACGGCCGACCTGCTCTACgtctgctccctccctctcctcatcTACAACTACACCCAGAAGGACTACTGGCCCTTCGGGGACTTCACCTGCAAATTCGTCCGCTTCCAGTTCTACACCAACCTGCACGGCAGCATCCTCTTCCTCACCTGCATCAGCGTCCAGCGCTACCTGGGCATCTGCCACCCCTTGGCCTCGTGGCACAAGAAGAAGGGCAAGAAGCTGACGTGGCTGGTGTGCGCCGCCGTGTGGTCCGTCGTGGTCGCCCAGTGCCTGCCCACCTTCTTCTTCGCCTCCACCGGCACGCAGAGGAACCGCACCGTCTGCTACGACCTGAGCCCCCCGGACCTCTCCGCCGCCTACTTCCCCTACGGCATCACGCTCACCGTCACCGGCTTCCTGCTGCCCTTCGTGGCCATCCTGGCGTGCTACTGCAGCATGGCCCGCATCCTGTGCCAGAGGGACGAGCTGATCGGCCTGGCGGTGCACAAGAAGAAGGACAAGGCCGTGCGCATGATCGTCATCGTGGTCATCGTCTTCTCCATCAGCTTCTTCCCCTTCCACCTCACCAAGACCATCTACCTGATCGTCCGCTCCTcgcccagcctgccctgcccggccctgGAGGCGTTCGCCATCGCCTACAAGTGCACGCGCCCCTTCGCCAGCATGAACAGCGTCCTCGACCCCATCCTCTTCTACTTCACCCAGCGCAAGTTCCGCGAGAGCACCCGCTACCTCCTCGACAAGATGAGCTCCAAGTGGCGGCACGACCACTGCGTCACCTACGGCTCCTAG